A window of Babylonia areolata isolate BAREFJ2019XMU chromosome 2, ASM4173473v1, whole genome shotgun sequence contains these coding sequences:
- the LOC143301551 gene encoding tubulin alpha chain-like — MRECISVHVGQAGVQMGNACWELYCLEHGIRPDGVITDGNAVGGDDSFNTFFSETGAGKHVPRAVFVDLEPTVVDEVRMGVYRQLFHPEQLMTGKEDAANNYARGHYTIGKEIVDLVMDRIRKLADQCTGLQGFLIFHSFGGGTGSGFTSLLMERLSVDYGKKSKLEFAIYPAPQVSTAVVEPYNSILTTHTTLEHSDCAFMVDNEAIYDICRRNLDIERPTYTNLNRLIGQVVSSITASLRFDGALNVDLTEFQTNLVPYPRIHFPLVTYAPVISAEKAYHEQLSVAEITNACFEPSNQMVKCDPRHGKYMACCMLFRGDVVPKDVNAAIATIKTKRTIQFVDWCPTGFKVGINYQPPTVVPGGDLAHVQRAVCMLSNTTAIAEAWARLDHKFDLMYAKRAFVHWYVGEGMEEGEFSEAREDLAALEKDYEEVGIDSAEAGDEDQPEEY; from the exons ATG AGGGAATGCATCTCAGTGCACGTGGGTCAGGCCGGGGTGCAGATGGGCAACGCCTGCTGGGAGCTGTACTGCCTGGAGCACGGCATCCGGCCCGACGGGGTCATCACGGACGGTAATGCCGTGGGCGGAGACGACTCCTTCAACACCTTCTTCAGCGAGACGGGCGCCGGCAAGCACGTGCCCCGTGCTGTCTTTGTGGACCTGGAGCCCACGGTGGTCG ACGAGGTGAGAATGGGGGTCTACCGACAGCTCTTCCACCCAGAGCAGCTGATGACGGGGAAGGAGGACGCCGCCAACAACTACGCTCGAGGTCACTACACCATCGGCAAGGAGATCGTCGACCTGGTGATGGATCGCATCCGAAAGCTGGCCGACCAGTGCACGGGACTGCAAGGGTTCCTCATCTTCCACTCCTTTGGTGGGGGCACGGGGTCCGGGTTCACTTCCCTGCTGATGGAGCGCCTGTCTGTGGACTACGGGAAGAAGAGCAAGCTGGAGTTTGCCATCTACCCGGCTCCTCAG GTGTCGACAGCGGTGGTGGAGCCCTACAACTCCATCctgaccacccacaccaccctggAGCACTCGGACTGCGCCTTCATGGTGGACAACGAGGCCATCTACGACATCTGCCGCCGAAACCTGGACATTGAGCGTCCCACTTACACCAATCTCAATCGTCTGATCGGACAG gTGGTGTCCTCCATCACGGCCTCCCTGCGCTTTGACGGCGCCCTGAACGTGGACCTGACGGAGTTCCAGACCAACCTGGTGCCCTACCCCCGCATCCACTTCCCGCTCGTCACCTACGCCCCCGTCATCTCCGCCGAGAAGGCCTACCACGAGCAGCTGTCCGTGGCTGAGATCACCAACGCCTGTTTTGAGCCCAGCAATCAG ATGGTGAAGTGTGACCCCCGCCACGGCAAGTACATGGCTTGCTGCATGCTGTTCCGTGGAGACGTGGTGCCCAAGGACGTCAACGCAGCCATCGCCACCATCAAGACCAAGCGCACTATCCAGTTCGTCGACTGGTGCCCTACGGGGTTTAAG GTGGGCATCAACTACCAGCCGCCCACAGTGGTTCCTGGCGGAGACCTGGCCCACGTGCAGCGCGCCGTGTGCATGCTGAGCAACACCACGGCCATCGCTGAGGCCTGGGCCCGGCTGGACCACAAGTTCGACCTGATGTACGCCAAGCGTGCCTTCGTGCACTGGTACGTGGGTGAGGGCATGGAGGAGGGCGAGTTCTCCGAGGCCCGCGAGGATCTGGCTGCCCTGGAGAAGGACTACGAGGAGGTGGGCATCGACAGCGCTGAGGCAGGGGATGAGGATCAGCCTGAAGAATACTGA